A window of Theileria equi strain WA chromosome 4 map unlocalized gcontig_1105471998858, whole genome shotgun sequence contains these coding sequences:
- a CDS encoding equi merozoite antigen 2 (encoded by transcript BEWA_017320A) gives MLSKSFAGVFTLAYLAVSGIFADEAPKVSGAVVTLGATTLDHITVDDTTAGKVVYTAHSGYAVEKVVDGDKVVKAFDLKVDAPRSVTTHLKEDKHYLTVCVVPALHLAFKKEGDAWVEMPLADLYEQVLFKGREEVVGDLDKHEDTALFGSEAFGSGKKHTFTATGKKISKVTFGDHVLVDGSYEVFLGLTVYAHGDKKVATVWYLYKPDARIKEVFFEKAGDSWVRVDVTAAAKILNGINPSFSADYKTQYDGFSVYGVFSAVAVVFAVALFY, from the coding sequence atgttgAGCAAGTCTTTCGCCGGCGTTTTTACCCTCGCATACTTGGCCGTCTCTGGAATCTTCGCCGATGAGGCACCAAAGGTCTCTGGCGCCGTTGTCACTCTCGGAGCCACTACTCTTGACCACATAACCGTTGATGACACTACCGCTGGCAAGGTTGTCTATACCGCACACAGTGGCTATGCCGTCGAGAAGGTTGTTGATGGTGACAAGGTTGTCAAGGCCTTCGACTTGAAGGTAGATGCTCCAAGGTCCGTGACCACTCACTTGAAGGAGGACAAGCACTATCTTACTGTCTGCGTTGTCCCTGCTCTTCACCTCGCCTTCAAGAAGGAGGGTGATGCCTGGGTTGAGATGCCACTTGCTGACCTCTACGAGCAAGTCTTGTTCAAGGGCCGTGAGGAAGTTGTCGGTGACCTCGACAAGCATGAGGACACTGCCCTCTTCGGCTCTGAGGCCTTCGGCTCTGGCAAGAAGCACACCTTCACCGCCACTGGCAAGAAGATCAGCAAGGTTACCTTTGGTGACCATGTCCTCGTCGATGGTAGCTACGAAGTCTTCCTTGGCCTCACTGTCTATGCTCATGGTGACAAGAAGGTTGCTACCGTCTGGTACCTCTACAAGCCAGATGCCAGAATCAAGGAAGTATTCTTCGAGAAGGCTGGTGATTCCTGGGTCAGAGTTGATGTTACTGCCGCTGCCAAGATCCTCAACGGCATAAACCCAAGCTTCTCTGCCGACTACAAGACCCAATACGATGGGTTCTCCGTCTATGGCGTCTTCTCTGCCGTTGCTGTTGTCTTTGCCGTTGCTTTGTTCTACTAA